The window CAGCGCCGACATATCGCCCAGCGAGGACAGCACCAGCATCACACCGCCGATACCGAGCACGAGCACGGCGAACAGCAGCACCAGCACGTCCACGGCGCGGGTCAGTCCGCGCCGGGCGGGGGCCGACAAGCGGTCCGGAAGGATCGACAGCGCCATGTGCCGACGCTCGAGGAATGCGTACGACGCCGCGAGGAAACTCGTCCAGATCAAGGCGTATCGCACCAGTTCCTCGGTCCAGGCGGTGGGCTGGTTCAGCGCGTAGCGCGTGACGATCTGGATCATGACCAGCACGGTCATGAGTACGAGCAGTGTGCCTGCGCTCCACAGCAGGGCCGTGGCGAGGCCGCGGCGGATGGTTGCGATGCCTCTCATACCAGCTCTCCTCAGCCTCGTGCCTTCTCGATGATGTCCAGAACGTCGGCCACCTCGGGGAAGTCCGCGCCGAACTCGTCGACCACCTCGCGGGTTGCCTCCCGGAAGCCCTCCTGATCGATGTCCTCGATGAACTCCACGCCCATCTCGGCCGCCGCGGAATAGGACTCCTCGATACTGGTGGCCCAGTCCTTCTTGTGGTTCTCGGTGGCGGCTTGCGCGGCCTCCCGCAAGGTGGTGCGGTCCTGTTCATCCAGCCGCTCCCAGGCGGGCGTGCCAATGGTGAGCAGGTCGGGGATGCGCGTGTGCTCGGTGAGGGAGAAACACTTGGCTACTTCGCCGTGCCCGGACTGGTCCAGCGCGGTCTCATTCGATTCGGCGCCGTCGATCAGCCCGGTCTGCAGGGCGGTGTAGATGTCACCGAAGGCCATGACGATCGGGGAAGCGCCCAGCGCGGACATCATCCGCACCTGTGTGCGCATGTCCTGGATGCGGATCTTCAACCCGGCGGCATCCTCCGGTGTACGCACCGGGGTGCTGCCGGTATAAAAGGAGCGGGCGCCGGAGGTGAAATAGGTCAAGCCCAGCAGGCCAGCATCCTCATTCGAGGTGAAGAAGCGCTGCATGGCGTCGGAGTCGAGCGCCGCGTAGTAGTGCTCTTCGGAGTCGAACACGTAGGGCAGTCCGAATGCGTGGTAGCCCGGGTTCCAGGCGGCAAGCCCTGGTGAGCCGACGCGGGTCATATCGACGATGCCCTGGCGCAGCTGGCCGAGCACCTGGGGTTCGCTCCCCAGCTGTCCGCTGTCGAACATGGAGATCCGCAGCCGGCCCTCGCTGCGCTCCTCCACCTCAGTCGCGAAGGCGGCGAGGGCCTTCGACGTCACGTGCTGTGGGTCCAGACTGTTGGCCAGTGACAGCGTGAGCGGTGCGGAGCTGCTGGCGTCCGCACTGGTCATCTGCCGGGAGGGGTCGCCGCAGCTGGCGAGTGCCATCGACCCGAGGCCAACGGCGCCAGCGAGCGCCAGAGCGCGGCGCCGGGTGGGGAGCGCGTGGTTCATCGCAATCTCACATTCCGATCATGTCGAAGGGCTCGACGCTGACCACGATGCGGTGGTCGGCACCGTCGTCCGGCATGCGCACCAGGGCGCGGCCGAGCTCCGGGTCGTAGTGCCAGGCCCGCCGTGCCGCATCGAAGCGCGGGCGGTGCAGCTCCTGGTCAATGCGCTCACCGTCGATCTGCACCCAGTACGGGGCACTGGACGGGCAGATCACCTCCCACTGCACGTGGCTGAGCGGGCTGCGGAAAGAGCCTGAGCGTGTCAGTGTGATCTCGATGCGGTCACCGCCATTGACGGTGATGGTGGATTCGCGCAGGTCGCCGCACTCGTAACCGCGGGTTGCGCCGTCGTCCTCGTAGAGCACGAACTCGGCGGGGCCGTCGGCAGCGGCCGGGGGTGCGCACAGAATTCGCAGACTCTCGGGTCCCGCGCCGGTCAGACTCATCGGCTGCTCGGCAGCGATCGGCAGGATCGCACCATCGGGCAGGAACAGCGGGATGGAGGAGAGGTCCACGTCCAGGGTGATCTCCTGCCCGCCCTCGTGCACGCGTCCTGTGTCGAGCTCGTGGAAACGCCGCCCGGCAGGCAGACGCACGGTGCGGGTCCGCGCCCCCTCTTCGAGCACGGTCGCGACCAGCAGGGCGTCGCCGAGCATGAACTCGCTGCTGGTGGTATCCAGTGCCGGGTCCTGCTGGAA is drawn from Brachybacterium muris and contains these coding sequences:
- a CDS encoding TRAP transporter small permease yields the protein MTVLVMIQIVTRYALNQPTAWTEELVRYALIWTSFLAASYAFLERRHMALSILPDRLSAPARRGLTRAVDVLVLLFAVLVLGIGGVMLVLSSLGDMSALLGISRGAVYAIVPISGLMIALAQVTALLDPSADGTSSQAAAATQATQATKPSAVAGDTRSTADTSRPSTRTEDKR
- a CDS encoding TRAP transporter substrate-binding protein, which codes for MNHALPTRRRALALAGAVGLGSMALASCGDPSRQMTSADASSSAPLTLSLANSLDPQHVTSKALAAFATEVEERSEGRLRISMFDSGQLGSEPQVLGQLRQGIVDMTRVGSPGLAAWNPGYHAFGLPYVFDSEEHYYAALDSDAMQRFFTSNEDAGLLGLTYFTSGARSFYTGSTPVRTPEDAAGLKIRIQDMRTQVRMMSALGASPIVMAFGDIYTALQTGLIDGAESNETALDQSGHGEVAKCFSLTEHTRIPDLLTIGTPAWERLDEQDRTTLREAAQAATENHKKDWATSIEESYSAAAEMGVEFIEDIDQEGFREATREVVDEFGADFPEVADVLDIIEKARG